One genomic window of Haloferax mediterranei ATCC 33500 includes the following:
- a CDS encoding DUF5367 family protein has product METGSQVVTSTRLSLSEARILLGIGLAVALMAGFVFRIVGQLVLDPSRPLLVTAVFALTVPVMWTLAVGIFRWRGLSGGAKREAAVLLVVPGMLIDAVSTSLFSVVYPNMSLAAAGLFGGLLLLAYATVLVAGFVAR; this is encoded by the coding sequence ATGGAAACTGGTTCCCAGGTCGTCACGTCGACTCGGCTCTCGCTGTCCGAGGCGCGCATCCTTCTCGGCATTGGACTTGCGGTTGCACTCATGGCCGGCTTCGTCTTCCGAATCGTCGGGCAACTCGTATTGGACCCGTCTCGTCCGCTCCTCGTGACGGCTGTGTTCGCTTTGACGGTTCCCGTGATGTGGACGCTGGCAGTCGGTATCTTCCGATGGCGCGGTCTTTCCGGTGGAGCGAAGCGCGAGGCTGCGGTGCTCCTCGTCGTTCCAGGGATGCTCATCGACGCCGTCTCGACCTCCCTGTTCTCCGTGGTCTATCCGAACATGAGCCTCGCCGCCGCCGGTCTCTTCGGAGGTCTGCTGCTGTTAGCCTACGCGACGGTACTGGTCGCAGGATTCGTGGCTCGGTAG
- a CDS encoding CapA family protein: protein MSRVAESVRLGFTGDVMLGRLVNEKQQHRPPEAVWGSMREQLAGLDGLFINLECCLSTRGSKWELTYRPFHFRADPAWVIPALQDVDVSWLTLANNHVLDYGAVALEDTLSALDGADISFSGAGRTEDDAWTPTRVQVAGLDVAFVSFTDNTPEYAATDDAPGTAYVDIDPDDEACLERVESALETAAEDVPDLLIASLHWGPNMREYPPSSFQEFAHWLVDQGVDILHGHSAHVFQGVEVYDGSAILYDTGDFVDDYVVDGDLRNDRSFLFVFDVASDGRLLELRLLPTEIDDFAVHRAPPAVASWARETMRTRSESFDTEFETEGDGLRVSLDADS, encoded by the coding sequence ATGAGCCGCGTAGCTGAGTCCGTCAGGCTCGGATTCACCGGCGACGTGATGCTGGGCCGACTCGTAAACGAGAAACAACAGCATCGACCGCCGGAAGCGGTGTGGGGGTCGATGCGTGAGCAACTCGCCGGTCTCGACGGTCTCTTCATCAACCTCGAATGCTGTCTTTCGACCCGCGGGAGTAAATGGGAACTCACGTACCGCCCGTTTCACTTCCGCGCCGACCCGGCGTGGGTGATTCCAGCCCTGCAGGACGTGGATGTGTCGTGGCTGACGCTCGCGAACAACCACGTCCTCGACTACGGGGCAGTCGCGCTCGAAGACACGCTTTCCGCGCTCGACGGGGCAGATATCTCGTTTTCTGGGGCTGGTCGGACCGAGGACGATGCGTGGACGCCAACCCGCGTTCAGGTCGCCGGATTGGACGTGGCGTTCGTCTCGTTCACCGATAATACGCCGGAGTACGCTGCCACCGACGACGCTCCCGGCACGGCCTACGTCGATATCGACCCCGACGACGAAGCGTGTCTGGAACGTGTCGAGAGCGCACTCGAAACCGCCGCTGAAGATGTTCCGGACCTTCTCATCGCTTCGCTGCACTGGGGGCCGAACATGCGCGAGTATCCGCCGTCGTCGTTCCAAGAGTTCGCACACTGGTTGGTCGACCAGGGCGTCGATATCCTCCACGGCCACAGCGCGCACGTGTTTCAGGGCGTCGAGGTGTACGACGGGTCGGCGATTCTCTACGACACCGGTGACTTCGTCGACGACTACGTTGTCGACGGGGACCTTCGAAACGACCGGAGCTTCCTCTTCGTGTTCGATGTCGCTTCGGACGGTCGGCTCCTCGAACTTCGCTTGCTCCCGACCGAAATCGACGATTTCGCCGTCCACCGTGCACCCCCCGCTGTCGCCTCGTGGGCACGCGAGACGATGCGAACGCGGTCCGAGTCGTTCGATACGGAATTCGAGACCGAAGGAGACGGATTGCGCGTGTCCCTGGATGCGGATTCTTAG
- a CDS encoding ABC transporter substrate-binding protein translates to MANDNTVRDALTRRDYVKYGGAAISGGLLAGCTSDGSQSATEQDTATSTSTATATEQGTSETTSTETSYSVTIEPTGEVTFDAVPETWVAENASWADMGVALGMDKPSAVVLTGEYRTWHYEDIPGLSTSKDEMVSLWQDGISKELFLELDAGVHFIDPNYMTNLIPNWKRSDVDEMSGQVAPFCGNTSFSTYSWHEDYPYYSLYEATEKVAQVFQRMDRYRALKALHDNFISEVQKRLPPESERPAIALFSPASKEPEKFYPYRLGETTAYKHWHDLGVSDALAGTDIQSFTSDRGSIDYEPLLEIDPGILMFYTDRHWTRSEFRDTYLSFLQDHSTASQLTAVQNGDVYPAGGMYQGPISNLSKTERAAKQLFPDEFSQDEQLYDRQRLADIRDGAV, encoded by the coding sequence ATGGCAAATGACAATACGGTTCGTGACGCGCTGACCCGCCGTGATTACGTAAAATACGGTGGTGCAGCCATCAGTGGCGGCTTACTCGCTGGTTGTACGAGTGATGGTTCGCAATCAGCGACGGAGCAAGACACCGCAACGAGTACATCGACTGCAACAGCTACCGAGCAAGGTACGAGCGAAACAACGTCAACAGAGACGTCGTATTCTGTCACGATAGAACCGACGGGCGAAGTGACGTTCGACGCAGTTCCGGAGACGTGGGTCGCCGAGAACGCGAGTTGGGCCGATATGGGCGTCGCTCTCGGGATGGACAAGCCCAGTGCCGTCGTGCTTACCGGTGAGTACCGTACCTGGCACTACGAGGACATCCCCGGACTCTCGACGAGCAAAGACGAAATGGTCTCACTCTGGCAGGACGGCATCTCGAAGGAACTCTTCCTCGAACTCGATGCAGGCGTCCATTTCATCGACCCGAACTATATGACTAATCTCATTCCGAACTGGAAACGCTCCGATGTTGATGAGATGAGCGGTCAAGTCGCCCCGTTCTGTGGGAACACGAGCTTCTCGACCTACTCCTGGCACGAGGACTACCCATATTATAGCCTGTACGAGGCGACCGAGAAAGTCGCGCAAGTATTCCAGCGGATGGACCGATATCGGGCCCTCAAAGCGCTTCACGACAACTTCATCAGTGAAGTGCAAAAACGGCTCCCTCCGGAGAGCGAACGACCCGCGATTGCACTTTTCTCCCCTGCCTCGAAGGAGCCTGAGAAGTTCTATCCGTATCGGCTGGGCGAGACGACCGCCTACAAGCACTGGCACGACCTCGGTGTAAGCGACGCACTCGCCGGAACGGACATCCAGAGCTTTACGTCCGACCGTGGGTCCATCGATTACGAACCACTGCTGGAAATCGACCCGGGGATACTGATGTTCTACACCGACAGGCACTGGACGCGCTCGGAGTTCCGAGATACATACCTCTCTTTCCTGCAAGACCACAGTACGGCGAGTCAACTGACGGCAGTCCAAAACGGGGACGTCTATCCTGCAGGCGGGATGTATCAGGGTCCGATCAGCAACCTCTCAAAAACCGAACGTGCCGCCAAGCAGTTGTTCCCTGACGAGTTTTCGCAGGATGAGCAACTCTACGACCGACAACGCCTCGCGGATATTAGAGACGGGGCGGTGTAA
- a CDS encoding ester cyclase, translating into MTTVEPDSKEVARRYVEVVWNDGNTEEMDEILTDHQVYHDPTGDGEEPLSEFKEFIEGYHQAFPDLQFAVDDYIAEDDLVSFWGRATGTHEGPFMGIEPTGNRIDIMGINVVRVENGKIAERWANFDIFGMLQQLGQEPLTG; encoded by the coding sequence ATGACAACTGTCGAACCTGATTCAAAGGAAGTCGCTCGCCGCTACGTCGAGGTGGTATGGAACGACGGCAACACAGAAGAGATGGACGAAATACTCACCGACCACCAGGTATACCACGACCCTACGGGAGACGGAGAGGAACCACTCTCAGAATTCAAGGAATTCATCGAGGGGTACCATCAGGCGTTTCCGGATCTTCAGTTCGCAGTGGATGACTACATCGCTGAGGACGATCTGGTCTCTTTTTGGGGCCGTGCGACCGGAACCCACGAGGGACCATTCATGGGTATCGAGCCAACGGGCAACCGCATCGATATCATGGGAATCAACGTCGTCCGTGTCGAAAATGGGAAGATTGCCGAGCGCTGGGCGAACTTCGACATCTTCGGCATGCTCCAGCAACTCGGACAAGAACCCCTCACCGGATAG